In Cytobacillus oceanisediminis, the following proteins share a genomic window:
- a CDS encoding AI-2E family transporter: MNIQMKWYYRLGFLLLLFIVILVFLKLQALWMPVLEILLAVFIPFVIGAFITYLLHPIVEKLHETGLHRGLAVFIIYFLFFGGIGLALYKGIPAFIHQLRDLAENAPQFANQYREWIDLIQSKTSTWPDGLQTRIDDVIAAVEKRLNNLLSKVITFFLNILNYAVIIAVIPFISFYLLKDFSIMKKAAWYLTPRKWRKEGVLFLRDVDKSLGSYIRGQLVVCAAIGAISSLLFWIFDMRYPLLLGTIIGVTNVIPYFGPIIGAVPAVIIASALSVKMIVITIGIIIVLQFLEGNILSPLIVGKSLHMHPLLIMLALLAGGEAAGILGLIIAVPILAVIKVSIIHAKKHFSKNKQPKITGTPS; the protein is encoded by the coding sequence TTGAATATTCAAATGAAATGGTACTACCGGCTTGGATTTCTGCTTCTCTTGTTTATTGTGATTTTAGTCTTTCTAAAGCTTCAGGCATTATGGATGCCTGTTCTGGAAATCTTATTAGCAGTATTCATTCCTTTTGTCATTGGAGCATTTATTACATATCTCCTCCACCCGATTGTGGAAAAATTGCATGAAACTGGTCTTCATAGGGGGCTTGCCGTTTTTATTATTTATTTTTTATTTTTCGGAGGGATCGGACTAGCTTTATATAAAGGGATTCCGGCTTTTATTCATCAATTGCGTGATCTTGCAGAAAATGCTCCTCAATTTGCCAATCAGTACCGGGAATGGATCGACCTTATTCAGAGTAAAACATCAACATGGCCTGATGGCCTGCAAACCAGGATAGATGATGTCATTGCAGCGGTTGAGAAACGGTTAAATAATCTTTTATCGAAGGTAATCACATTTTTTCTTAATATATTGAATTATGCTGTGATTATCGCTGTTATTCCCTTCATTTCTTTTTATCTCCTTAAAGATTTTTCGATTATGAAAAAGGCTGCCTGGTATTTGACGCCAAGGAAATGGAGAAAGGAAGGCGTTTTATTCTTAAGGGATGTAGATAAGTCCCTGGGAAGCTATATTAGAGGCCAGCTTGTGGTATGTGCGGCCATCGGGGCTATATCTTCTCTGCTTTTCTGGATCTTTGATATGCGCTATCCTCTTTTGCTTGGCACTATAATAGGAGTTACCAATGTAATTCCTTATTTTGGCCCAATTATCGGAGCGGTCCCGGCTGTAATCATTGCCTCTGCTTTATCGGTCAAGATGATCGTGATTACGATTGGCATCATTATAGTTCTTCAGTTTCTTGAGGGGAATATCCTATCACCCCTGATTGTTGGAAAAAGCCTACATATGCATCCGCTTCTCATTATGCTGGCCTTGCTGGCTGGCGGGGAAGCAGCAGGGATATTGGGCTTAATCATTGCAGTTCCGATTTTAGCTGTTATTAAAGTAAGTATCATACATGCGAAAAAACACTTTTCAAAAAATAAACAGCCAAAAATCACCGGAACTCCATCATGA
- a CDS encoding YrzQ family protein translates to MNKILTSAMMLGAGMAAYNYAQKNNMISGRKMKRMQKRITKALF, encoded by the coding sequence TTGAACAAAATATTAACCTCTGCAATGATGCTTGGGGCAGGCATGGCTGCTTATAATTACGCGCAAAAGAATAATATGATATCAGGCCGAAAAATGAAACGCATGCAAAAAAGAATAACGAAAGCTTTATTTTAA